In Arthrobacter alpinus, a single window of DNA contains:
- a CDS encoding WXG100 family type VII secretion target, translating into MAQFNVNSDDLALKSTAVRGSVDRIRMEVDAMKRNLLDLQSTWTGAAATNFQALLQEWHATELKVEASLESINGALSTAATQYAQAEDANTRMFTIR; encoded by the coding sequence ATGGCACAGTTCAATGTCAACAGCGATGACTTGGCCCTCAAGAGCACGGCCGTCAGGGGTTCGGTGGACCGGATCCGGATGGAGGTGGATGCCATGAAGCGAAATCTCTTGGACCTTCAGTCCACATGGACGGGCGCGGCCGCCACCAACTTTCAGGCCCTGCTCCAGGAATGGCACGCCACCGAACTCAAGGTGGAGGCGTCCTTGGAGAGCATCAACGGTGCCTTGTCCACGGCTGCGACGCAGTATGCGCAAGCTGAGGATGCGAACACCCGGATGTTCACCATCCGTTAG
- a CDS encoding ribonuclease HI family protein produces the protein MTIVAAADGSALGNPGPAGWAWYVDETCWRAGGWPHGTNNMGELMAVLDLFKSTAHMPAEPLHILCDSQYVINSVTKWMPGWKRKGWKKSDGKPVLNLELLKEIDAALVGRKYTFEWVKGHAGHHLNEAADDRARDAATAYQAKRSPNAGPGFPGASTPDTSAGAAEETVAATTNTKSPVTPVRQAAAAPVQERLLLDELEQPDLFSMLEDEADPAFAAHGPESLEIVVGLERELLNPEVRADPLRAGELLHPNFAEIGVSGRRWSRQEILDMFADEEPASIDLQVLSLDLLGTDSALLTYRSVSPAGSALRSSLWQLHNGQWRLRHHQGTRES, from the coding sequence ATGACAATTGTTGCTGCTGCCGATGGTTCGGCTTTAGGAAATCCCGGTCCTGCTGGCTGGGCCTGGTACGTTGACGAAACCTGCTGGCGGGCCGGCGGTTGGCCACACGGCACCAACAACATGGGCGAGCTCATGGCTGTCCTTGACCTGTTCAAGTCGACGGCTCATATGCCGGCTGAGCCGCTTCACATTTTGTGCGATAGCCAGTACGTCATCAATTCCGTGACCAAATGGATGCCGGGTTGGAAGCGCAAAGGCTGGAAAAAGTCCGACGGTAAGCCGGTTCTGAACCTAGAGCTGCTCAAGGAAATCGACGCAGCACTGGTGGGACGCAAGTACACGTTTGAATGGGTCAAGGGCCACGCCGGACACCACCTCAATGAAGCGGCCGACGACCGAGCCCGCGATGCGGCCACCGCCTACCAGGCCAAGCGCTCCCCAAATGCCGGGCCTGGTTTCCCTGGCGCCAGTACACCCGACACCAGTGCCGGTGCCGCCGAAGAGACGGTGGCCGCCACGACCAACACCAAATCTCCCGTCACACCCGTACGGCAGGCCGCAGCTGCACCTGTCCAAGAACGGTTGCTGTTGGATGAGCTGGAGCAGCCAGATCTGTTCTCCATGTTGGAAGACGAAGCCGATCCCGCCTTCGCGGCCCACGGGCCGGAATCCCTCGAGATCGTTGTGGGGCTGGAACGGGAACTTCTAAATCCCGAGGTTCGCGCCGATCCGTTGCGAGCAGGTGAGTTGTTGCACCCCAACTTTGCCGAAATCGGAGTCTCGGGGCGGCGATGGTCCCGTCAGGAGATCCTGGACATGTTCGCCGACGAGGAACCGGCCAGCATTGACCTGCAGGTCCTCTCCCTGGACCTGCTGGGCACGGACAGTGCCCTCCTGACGTACCGGAGCGTATCGCCAGCCGGAAGCGCGCTGCGCAGTTCACTCTGGCAGCTTCACAATGGACAGTGGCGTCTGCGCCATCACCAAGGAACGCGGGAAAGCTAG
- the groL gene encoding chaperonin GroEL (60 kDa chaperone family; promotes refolding of misfolded polypeptides especially under stressful conditions; forms two stacked rings of heptamers to form a barrel-shaped 14mer; ends can be capped by GroES; misfolded proteins enter the barrel where they are refolded when GroES binds) — protein sequence MAKLIAFDEEARRGLERGLNILADAVKVTLGPRGRNVVLEKKWGAPTITNDGVSIAKEIELDDPYEKIGAELVKEVAKKTDDIAGDGTTTATVLAQALVKEGLRNVAAGADPLSLKRGIEKAVAAVIEQLLASAKEIETKEEIAATASISAGDPEIGALIAEALDKVGKEGVITVEESNTFGLELELTEGMRFDKGYISAYFVTDTERQETVLEDPYILIVNSKISSVKDLVAVLEKVMASNKPLLIIAEDVEGEALATLIVNKIRGLFKSVAVKAPGFGDRRKAQLADIAILTGGQVIAEEVGLKLENTTLDLLGKARKVVVTKDETTIVDGAGDAEAIAGRVAQIRAEIENSDSDYDREKLQERLAKLAGGVAVIKAGAATEVELKERKHRIEDAVRNAKAAVEEGIVPGGGVALIQAGVKAFEGLNLTGDEATGANIVKVAIDAPLKQIAFNAGMEPGVVVDKVRGLPVGHGLNAATGVYEDLLAAGVNDPVKVTRSALQNAASIAGLFLTTEAVVADKPEKAAPAGGGGDDMGGMGGF from the coding sequence ATGGCCAAGCTCATTGCATTTGATGAAGAGGCACGCCGCGGCCTCGAGCGTGGGTTGAACATCCTCGCCGACGCCGTCAAGGTCACCTTGGGCCCGCGCGGTCGCAACGTTGTTCTCGAAAAGAAGTGGGGCGCCCCCACAATCACCAACGATGGTGTCTCCATCGCCAAGGAAATTGAACTTGACGATCCTTATGAGAAGATCGGCGCCGAGCTGGTCAAGGAAGTCGCCAAGAAGACTGACGACATCGCCGGTGACGGTACCACCACGGCAACCGTGTTGGCCCAGGCTCTCGTCAAGGAAGGCCTGCGCAACGTAGCTGCCGGCGCCGACCCGCTGTCACTCAAGCGCGGCATCGAGAAGGCTGTTGCAGCCGTTATCGAGCAGCTGCTGGCTTCCGCCAAGGAAATCGAGACCAAGGAAGAGATCGCCGCAACGGCTTCCATCTCTGCCGGCGATCCCGAGATCGGCGCCCTCATCGCCGAAGCCCTGGACAAGGTTGGCAAGGAAGGTGTTATCACCGTCGAGGAGTCCAACACCTTCGGCCTGGAACTGGAACTCACCGAAGGCATGCGCTTCGACAAGGGTTACATCTCCGCTTACTTCGTGACCGACACCGAGCGTCAGGAAACGGTTCTTGAAGACCCGTACATCCTGATCGTCAACTCCAAGATCTCCAGCGTCAAGGACCTGGTTGCTGTTCTGGAGAAGGTCATGGCTTCCAACAAGCCGCTGCTGATCATCGCCGAAGACGTTGAAGGCGAAGCCCTTGCAACTCTGATTGTGAACAAGATCCGTGGCCTGTTCAAGTCTGTCGCCGTCAAGGCTCCGGGCTTCGGCGACCGCCGCAAGGCCCAGCTGGCTGACATCGCAATCCTCACCGGTGGCCAGGTCATCGCTGAAGAAGTTGGCCTGAAGCTGGAAAACACCACGCTGGATCTGCTCGGCAAGGCTCGCAAGGTTGTTGTGACCAAGGACGAGACCACCATTGTGGACGGTGCCGGCGATGCTGAAGCAATCGCAGGCCGTGTTGCACAGATCCGTGCCGAGATCGAGAACTCCGATTCCGACTACGACCGTGAGAAGCTGCAGGAACGTCTGGCCAAGCTGGCCGGCGGTGTTGCAGTCATCAAGGCCGGTGCCGCTACCGAAGTTGAGCTCAAGGAGCGCAAGCACCGCATCGAAGATGCAGTGCGCAACGCCAAGGCTGCTGTTGAAGAAGGCATCGTCCCCGGTGGTGGCGTTGCCCTCATCCAGGCTGGCGTCAAGGCATTCGAAGGCTTGAACCTGACCGGCGACGAGGCCACTGGCGCCAATATCGTCAAGGTTGCTATCGACGCTCCCTTGAAGCAGATTGCCTTCAACGCTGGCATGGAGCCCGGCGTTGTTGTGGACAAGGTTCGCGGCCTGCCCGTGGGCCACGGCCTGAACGCTGCAACCGGCGTTTATGAAGACCTGCTGGCCGCAGGCGTCAACGACCCGGTAAAGGTAACGCGCTCTGCACTGCAGAACGCGGCTTCCATTGCTGGCCTGTTCCTGACCACCGAAGCTGTTGTAGCCGACAAGCCCGAAAAGGCTGCCCCGGCTGGCGGCGGCGGAGACGACATGGGCGGCATGGGCGGTTTCTAA
- a CDS encoding TM2 domain-containing protein produces the protein MTENINPEKTPPVTPDVPAGYDQPEAAAPSYQAPPSYDAPASFEPPAAPSYQQPAEPLAPAYPEASAQPGYQQGYPQQNVQQGYPQAYQQPAYGMAGVGEQKSKVVAGILGILLGSLGIHNFYLGKTKIALIQLLVSVISLGFLAPFMGIWGLVEGILILVGHESYRTDAKGVPLKD, from the coding sequence ATGACTGAAAATATCAACCCCGAGAAGACCCCTCCGGTTACTCCGGACGTCCCGGCCGGTTACGACCAGCCTGAGGCGGCCGCACCGAGTTACCAGGCACCGCCGAGCTACGACGCGCCCGCCTCTTTCGAGCCACCGGCCGCTCCCAGCTACCAGCAGCCCGCAGAACCGCTGGCCCCGGCATACCCCGAGGCCAGCGCACAGCCCGGCTACCAGCAGGGTTACCCGCAGCAGAATGTGCAGCAGGGCTATCCTCAGGCTTACCAGCAGCCTGCCTATGGCATGGCCGGTGTTGGAGAACAAAAGTCCAAGGTAGTTGCCGGCATCCTGGGAATCTTGCTCGGTTCATTGGGAATCCACAACTTCTACCTGGGCAAGACCAAAATCGCCTTGATCCAGCTGCTGGTCTCGGTCATCAGCCTGGGCTTCCTCGCACCGTTTATGGGTATCTGGGGCCTGGTCGAAGGCATCTTGATCCTGGTCGGCCACGAGAGCTACCGCACTGACGCCAAGGGCGTCCCGCTGAAGGACTAG
- a CDS encoding LytR C-terminal domain-containing protein: protein MSKYARDEFDAVEENSARHGVHRSSLEPQRRSLMPLMIVGVAALCVGALAFFIMPKVLDNTAAPALETAIASASVSPSAPPSAEPTATQDPTTAPVETPTPTPTPDSVVNKATPVAIFNAVGTPGLAGRYSGLVINDGWSVSQSANWAGQAQTTSVIFYNGIEQKANAEALSALLNIPTVVDTADLGLPLAVVLGPGA from the coding sequence ATGAGTAAATACGCGCGGGATGAATTTGACGCCGTTGAAGAAAATTCGGCACGACATGGCGTTCACCGCTCTTCCCTCGAGCCGCAACGGCGCTCGTTGATGCCGTTGATGATCGTGGGCGTGGCTGCACTTTGCGTCGGTGCACTGGCATTTTTCATCATGCCCAAGGTGTTGGACAACACCGCCGCTCCGGCCTTGGAAACTGCCATCGCGAGTGCTTCGGTTTCCCCCAGCGCGCCGCCGTCCGCGGAGCCCACCGCGACCCAGGATCCCACTACGGCGCCGGTCGAAACGCCCACACCGACTCCCACCCCGGATTCGGTAGTCAACAAGGCTACTCCTGTCGCCATTTTCAACGCAGTGGGCACACCGGGTCTGGCGGGCCGGTACTCGGGACTGGTCATCAACGATGGCTGGAGCGTTTCCCAGTCGGCCAACTGGGCCGGTCAGGCGCAGACAACATCGGTCATCTTCTACAACGGGATCGAACAGAAGGCCAACGCAGAAGCACTGAGCGCACTGCTGAACATTCCCACGGTGGTTGACACCGCCGATCTGGGCCTTCCCCTGGCAGTGGTTCTGGGCCCCGGAGCGTAA
- a CDS encoding DUF3263 domain-containing protein — protein sequence MAEAVQHGQAPVDGTTASSGALSERDEQMLDLERQWWKYAGAKEQAIRDMFDLSATHYYQVLNALIDTDAALAHDPMLVKRLRRLRTSRQQARSARRLGN from the coding sequence GTGGCCGAAGCAGTCCAGCACGGGCAGGCTCCCGTGGACGGCACCACAGCATCCTCCGGCGCGCTCAGTGAGCGTGACGAGCAAATGCTTGACCTGGAACGGCAGTGGTGGAAGTACGCCGGTGCCAAGGAACAGGCCATCCGGGACATGTTTGATCTGTCTGCAACGCACTATTATCAGGTGCTCAATGCGTTGATCGACACGGATGCAGCATTGGCTCATGACCCCATGCTGGTCAAGCGGTTGCGTAGACTACGTACGTCCCGCCAACAAGCCCGTTCGGCTCGCCGGCTGGGCAATTGA
- a CDS encoding uracil-DNA glycosylase codes for MDSAPSLFDLPAPAPWSEPQLHALTALGTAPLTLMAADWAEALAPQEKTLKHLGAMLRDEYDDGTRFLPHPTQVLRALSAPMSEVKVLMVGQDPYPTPGHSVGLAFSVDKRTRPLPRSLNNIYKELATDLGIAPAPHGDLGAWATQGVLLLNRVLTVAPGAAGSHRNRGWEQVTEAVITALVARNKPLVSVLWGKDAQRLAPMLEGTAVIESAHPSPLSASRGFFGSKPFSRVNELLVEQGVAPIDWALPMN; via the coding sequence ATGGACAGCGCACCCAGCCTCTTTGACCTCCCCGCCCCGGCTCCATGGAGTGAACCCCAGCTACACGCCCTGACCGCCTTGGGCACGGCTCCGCTGACGTTGATGGCCGCCGATTGGGCGGAGGCGCTGGCGCCGCAGGAAAAGACGCTCAAACACTTGGGTGCCATGCTGAGAGATGAGTACGACGACGGAACTCGCTTCCTGCCCCACCCCACCCAGGTGTTGCGCGCCTTGAGCGCCCCCATGTCCGAGGTCAAGGTGTTGATGGTGGGCCAAGACCCGTACCCCACCCCCGGTCACTCCGTGGGTCTGGCATTTTCGGTGGACAAGAGAACCCGACCACTCCCCCGCAGCCTAAACAATATTTATAAGGAACTCGCCACGGATCTGGGCATTGCGCCGGCCCCACACGGCGATTTGGGAGCCTGGGCCACCCAAGGGGTTCTCCTGCTCAACCGGGTCCTCACGGTGGCGCCGGGTGCGGCAGGATCGCACCGCAACCGCGGCTGGGAACAGGTCACGGAGGCTGTCATTACGGCGTTGGTGGCCAGAAACAAACCCTTGGTCAGTGTTTTGTGGGGCAAAGATGCCCAACGCCTAGCCCCAATGTTGGAGGGGACGGCCGTGATCGAGTCCGCACATCCGAGCCCGTTGTCAGCATCGCGCGGCTTCTTTGGCTCCAAACCATTCAGCCGCGTCAATGAGCTGCTCGTTGAGCAAGGCGTCGCTCCGATCGACTGGGCCCTACCCATGAACTAG
- a CDS encoding siderophore-interacting protein has protein sequence MTPADTVPAEAPIRAPRPQRPRVQLTLQVLRKEQLSSHMVRIIVGGPDMAKFEAKDATDMYVKIHFLNPGVDYAEPVDIFAIRDTMPAEHWSVTRTYTLRWVDVAAQEIAIDFVLHGDSGLAGPWAAAAQPGDRIIVTNPGGAYKPNPDADWHLFAGDEAALPAIAASLEALPSDARGQAYIEVEDAADIQPLVKPDGVELSWVFRNGATPDKSTVLLDAVANGVWLDGTVHAFVHGEREYMKALRDLLIKQRGLDRSQVSLSGYWAYGRTEDNFQAEKKEPIGKIL, from the coding sequence GTGACACCCGCTGACACCGTCCCTGCCGAAGCGCCGATCAGGGCTCCGCGTCCCCAACGGCCCCGAGTTCAGCTCACACTGCAGGTTCTGCGCAAGGAGCAGTTGAGCTCGCACATGGTCCGCATCATTGTTGGCGGTCCGGACATGGCCAAGTTCGAGGCCAAGGATGCTACGGACATGTATGTGAAGATTCATTTCCTGAACCCGGGCGTTGACTATGCCGAACCGGTAGATATCTTCGCGATTCGGGATACCATGCCGGCCGAGCACTGGAGCGTCACCCGCACCTACACGCTTCGCTGGGTTGATGTTGCCGCCCAGGAAATTGCCATCGACTTCGTGCTGCACGGTGACTCCGGACTGGCCGGCCCGTGGGCCGCCGCCGCACAGCCGGGCGACCGCATCATCGTCACCAACCCCGGCGGAGCCTACAAGCCCAACCCCGACGCCGACTGGCACCTCTTCGCCGGCGACGAGGCGGCTCTTCCTGCCATCGCGGCCAGCCTTGAAGCTCTCCCGTCCGACGCCCGCGGCCAGGCCTACATCGAGGTGGAGGATGCCGCGGATATCCAGCCGCTGGTGAAGCCCGACGGCGTCGAACTCAGCTGGGTTTTCCGCAACGGCGCAACCCCGGACAAGTCCACGGTCCTTCTGGACGCGGTCGCGAACGGCGTCTGGCTCGATGGCACTGTCCACGCCTTTGTCCACGGCGAACGCGAATACATGAAGGCCCTGCGCGATCTCCTCATCAAGCAGCGCGGACTTGACCGCTCACAGGTCTCACTCTCGGGCTACTGGGCCTACGGCCGCACGGAGGACAACTTCCAGGCCGAAAAGAAGGAACCGATCGGCAAAATCCTGTAA
- a CDS encoding threonine/serine ThrE exporter family protein: MIPIVAAGRPNKAARSVLRKLVQGESPPTAPMNIVDRLAGSPYANFTIQVGKAEESARKTIDFALRLAETMFRYGAGALEVETSIIAVTAALGLRNIEVDITNQSVILNYAPVDAVPITLLRVVRSWTNNYAGLVEIHELVTDIASGGVARDDAARRLDVIVKKPKPFPRWMVSVAEAVFAAAVVGVIGGTVLGMLVALLTILLAGQVARMMGKWRVPDFFVTAISSFIVTIVAVLCFMAQVALSPSVVVAGGILLMLPSGRLVSAVQDAINGFPVTAAGRFLSAFLTFGAIVSGIAVGLVTAALFGADRINVAETITGTRPLYLVLILVAISTVAICIAEQTAIKLLLPTTAVALVGYVVFYFGMEIGLGGRFAPAVAAVAVGILARVVALRLGAPQLVVAVPSIIFLLVGLSIFRAMFVMTLTPEDSVSGAVGIFNALVVILAVSAGVVLGDNIARPFTRSGGQNVRRRNRRR; this comes from the coding sequence ATGATCCCCATTGTGGCTGCCGGACGCCCAAACAAGGCTGCTCGCAGCGTGCTGCGCAAACTTGTTCAAGGTGAGTCGCCACCCACGGCACCCATGAACATTGTGGATCGGCTCGCGGGAAGTCCGTACGCAAACTTCACCATCCAGGTGGGCAAGGCAGAGGAATCAGCCCGCAAGACCATTGACTTTGCCCTGCGCCTCGCCGAAACGATGTTTCGGTATGGCGCCGGCGCCCTCGAAGTTGAAACCAGCATCATTGCCGTCACGGCGGCGCTGGGTTTGCGCAACATCGAGGTGGATATCACCAATCAGTCGGTCATCCTCAACTACGCGCCAGTGGATGCTGTTCCCATTACGCTGTTGCGGGTGGTGCGATCCTGGACCAACAACTACGCGGGCCTGGTGGAGATCCACGAACTCGTGACAGACATCGCCAGCGGCGGTGTCGCTCGGGACGATGCGGCCCGCAGGCTCGATGTCATTGTCAAGAAACCCAAGCCATTCCCGCGCTGGATGGTTTCCGTCGCCGAGGCCGTGTTTGCCGCGGCCGTGGTTGGCGTCATTGGCGGGACAGTTCTCGGAATGCTGGTTGCGCTGCTGACCATTCTTTTGGCCGGACAGGTAGCCAGGATGATGGGTAAATGGCGTGTGCCGGACTTCTTCGTCACAGCCATCAGTTCCTTTATCGTTACGATCGTGGCCGTGCTGTGTTTCATGGCCCAGGTAGCACTGAGCCCCTCTGTGGTGGTGGCTGGTGGCATCTTGCTGATGCTGCCCTCAGGCAGACTCGTCTCGGCCGTACAGGATGCGATCAACGGCTTCCCCGTGACAGCCGCGGGCCGATTCCTCTCCGCTTTTCTTACCTTTGGCGCCATTGTGTCCGGCATCGCGGTGGGCCTCGTGACTGCGGCACTATTTGGCGCTGACAGGATCAACGTCGCGGAGACCATTACTGGGACTCGTCCGCTCTATCTGGTGCTGATTCTTGTTGCTATCTCCACGGTGGCCATTTGCATTGCCGAACAAACCGCCATCAAACTTCTACTGCCCACCACGGCAGTTGCACTGGTCGGCTACGTGGTGTTTTATTTCGGCATGGAAATTGGCTTGGGCGGACGCTTTGCACCCGCCGTTGCTGCCGTGGCGGTGGGCATCCTGGCCCGCGTCGTTGCGCTGCGGCTGGGTGCGCCCCAGCTCGTTGTGGCCGTACCCTCGATCATCTTCCTACTCGTGGGGTTGTCCATCTTCCGGGCCATGTTCGTCATGACGCTCACGCCCGAAGACTCTGTTTCCGGAGCCGTTGGTATCTTCAACGCGCTGGTCGTCATCCTGGCTGTCTCCGCCGGAGTAGTGCTCGGCGACAACATTGCACGGCCCTTCACCCGCAGCGGCGGCCAAAACGTCAGGCGCCGGAACCGGCGTCGCTAA
- a CDS encoding lipid II:glycine glycyltransferase FemX, protein MPEFTARFATAAEIAQWDSLVTANPNGGNLLQSEAFAAVKKNYGWDTQFIAFEGPSYTSYNLVLQKSFPILGKLWYLIKGPDAADVAQIPAMLDALRAFVKRAKLNVFAAKIEPDIVSSEAAHAVLLGAGLVKVPDLQPNDNTALLDISPEPNELLRKLHSRGRNAVRRALREEVEVVRMEPTEETMRTMYDLMVGTITAKSNSQARDFDYYKQFWTEFCKRGQGRFYFVFEDGVASVGAFVINYGSKATYKDGGSLQKRNQYGDSHLVQWVAINDMKELGAQQYDFCGTPPSDRLKDPTHPHHGLGLFKTSFSKTVTDFVGCYDLVLSPMRYKLWSMAGERVFRQLYTRRTGKQFY, encoded by the coding sequence TTGCCAGAATTTACCGCCCGCTTTGCCACTGCCGCCGAAATTGCACAGTGGGATTCGCTGGTCACAGCGAACCCCAACGGTGGCAATTTACTGCAGTCTGAAGCGTTTGCCGCTGTCAAGAAGAACTATGGCTGGGATACCCAATTCATAGCGTTTGAAGGGCCCAGCTACACCAGCTACAACTTGGTGCTGCAAAAGTCATTCCCCATCCTGGGCAAGCTCTGGTACCTCATTAAGGGACCCGATGCTGCCGACGTTGCGCAGATCCCGGCCATGCTCGATGCGCTGCGGGCCTTCGTGAAACGCGCCAAACTCAACGTTTTTGCCGCGAAGATCGAACCTGACATCGTATCCAGCGAAGCCGCCCACGCAGTGCTTCTGGGTGCCGGTCTGGTTAAGGTCCCGGACCTGCAGCCTAATGACAATACTGCTCTGCTGGACATTTCCCCGGAGCCCAATGAGCTGTTGCGCAAGTTGCATTCGCGCGGTCGCAACGCCGTGCGCCGCGCCCTCCGCGAAGAAGTTGAAGTGGTGCGCATGGAGCCCACCGAAGAGACCATGCGCACAATGTATGACCTCATGGTTGGCACCATCACTGCAAAGTCCAACAGCCAGGCCCGTGATTTTGACTACTACAAGCAATTCTGGACTGAATTCTGCAAACGCGGCCAAGGCCGTTTCTACTTTGTGTTTGAAGACGGTGTTGCCTCCGTTGGTGCGTTTGTCATCAACTACGGCTCCAAGGCCACGTACAAGGACGGTGGGTCGCTGCAGAAGCGAAACCAATACGGGGATTCACACCTGGTTCAGTGGGTGGCCATCAACGACATGAAGGAGCTGGGTGCGCAGCAGTACGATTTCTGCGGCACACCGCCCTCGGACCGGCTGAAGGATCCCACTCACCCGCACCACGGTTTGGGTTTGTTCAAGACCAGCTTCTCCAAGACTGTCACGGACTTCGTGGGTTGCTATGACCTTGTGCTCAGCCCCATGCGGTATAAATTGTGGTCAATGGCCGGTGAACGAGTGTTCCGTCAGTTGTACACTCGACGCACCGGTAAGCAGTTTTACTAA
- a CDS encoding ABC transporter permease, whose product MSVVSRSVGNAFRNKIRTVAVVVILAVAIGLALSMLVANQAVASKVDSLKASVGNSLTVNPAGSRGGLGGGEPLTSTDLGKAAAVEHVSEVTGSLSVRLSNAAAATSTATNAPQGGRGGGFGASGTTSLESAVEPGSLGQRNNGTGSGSGDGTAAAPPSFSIPVQATGVSASTTATGSAINITSGTQLTDFDAASTQALVGTTLATKNSLTVGSTFTVQDRTMKVTGIFDAGTEFDNNAIYLPLAATQTLTDQADQLSSFTVTVDSIENMASTQAALTAALGADKVDVTSGSANLDSAITSLGSVQNISLIAFIASLVTAGLIVLLIMIMVVRERRREIGVLKAIGASNRTIGAQFVIEALVLVVMGSMVGAVVASFASNPIVNALVAGNTGTSTATAGAAGAGPGSGGFGGGEGFTRTRGAFAGAEQLIGTVSTSLGWQTLLFGVAGILLIAALGALIPALLTAKVRPIEVLRGE is encoded by the coding sequence ATGAGTGTGGTGTCCCGAAGCGTGGGCAACGCCTTCCGCAACAAAATCCGGACCGTTGCCGTGGTGGTCATTTTGGCTGTCGCAATTGGTCTGGCCCTGTCCATGCTCGTTGCCAATCAGGCTGTTGCCAGCAAGGTTGATTCGCTGAAAGCGTCAGTCGGAAACAGCCTCACAGTCAATCCGGCAGGATCCCGAGGCGGCTTGGGCGGCGGTGAACCATTGACCTCAACAGATCTTGGCAAGGCCGCCGCCGTGGAGCATGTGAGCGAAGTGACCGGCTCGCTGAGCGTACGGTTGAGCAATGCTGCCGCGGCAACAAGTACCGCCACCAATGCTCCTCAGGGTGGCCGTGGTGGAGGCTTTGGCGCCAGCGGCACCACCAGCCTGGAATCGGCCGTGGAGCCGGGTTCTTTGGGCCAACGCAACAACGGCACTGGCAGCGGCAGCGGCGACGGTACGGCCGCGGCTCCCCCGTCCTTCAGCATTCCCGTCCAGGCCACGGGCGTTTCCGCCTCCACAACAGCCACCGGCTCGGCCATCAACATCACCAGCGGCACCCAGCTCACCGACTTTGACGCGGCCTCCACACAGGCCTTGGTGGGTACAACGCTTGCCACCAAAAACAGCTTGACAGTGGGTTCAACTTTCACCGTGCAGGACCGGACCATGAAGGTCACGGGCATCTTCGACGCCGGCACGGAGTTCGACAACAACGCCATCTACCTGCCACTGGCGGCAACACAAACCCTGACCGATCAGGCCGATCAGCTGAGCAGCTTCACAGTCACCGTGGACAGCATTGAGAATATGGCGTCCACACAAGCAGCACTGACTGCCGCGCTGGGTGCTGACAAGGTTGATGTCACCTCGGGCTCCGCCAACCTGGACTCGGCCATCACCTCTCTGGGCAGTGTGCAGAACATTTCACTCATTGCCTTCATCGCGTCGCTCGTGACGGCTGGGCTGATCGTGCTGCTGATCATGATCATGGTGGTGCGGGAACGGCGCCGTGAAATTGGCGTACTCAAGGCCATCGGCGCCTCCAACCGCACCATTGGAGCGCAGTTCGTGATCGAGGCCCTGGTTCTTGTTGTCATGGGGTCCATGGTGGGCGCCGTGGTGGCATCGTTTGCCAGCAACCCGATTGTCAATGCGCTGGTTGCCGGAAACACGGGCACCAGCACCGCCACGGCAGGCGCAGCCGGGGCGGGTCCAGGAAGCGGCGGCTTCGGTGGCGGCGAAGGGTTCACCCGCACCCGCGGCGCCTTTGCGGGTGCAGAACAGCTCATCGGCACTGTCAGCACGTCCCTAGGTTGGCAAACTCTGCTGTTTGGCGTGGCCGGCATCCTGCTGATTGCGGCACTGGGAGCCCTCATTCCTGCCTTGCTGACAGCCAAGGTGCGTCCCATTGAAGTTCTGCGAGGAGAGTAA